A genomic region of Oenanthe melanoleuca isolate GR-GAL-2019-014 chromosome 25, OMel1.0, whole genome shotgun sequence contains the following coding sequences:
- the PMVK gene encoding phosphomevalonate kinase, whose protein sequence is MAAPRVVLLLSGKRKSGKDFVAEQLRNRLGPDVCTILRLSGPLKEQYAKEHGLDFERLLDASTYKELFRQDMIRWGEEKRQSDPGFFCRAAVKGALQPVWVVSDTRRLSDVEWFRDAYGAVVQTVRVVASEETRKRRNWVFVTGVDDAESECGLDQGVAFDWVITNDGDEVALSEQLEMLVQSLHRSL, encoded by the exons ATGGCGGCGCCGCgcgtggtgctgctgctgagcgGGAAGAGGAAATCGGGGAAGGATTTCGTGGCCGAGCAGCTGCGGAACCG GCTGGGCCCCGACGTCTGCACCATTCTGCGCCTCTCCGGGCCCCTCAAGGAGCAGTACGCCAAG GAACATGGTCTCGACTTTGAGCGGCTCCTGGATGCCAGCACCTACAAGGAGCTGTTCCGTCAGGACATGATCCGCTGGGGCGAGGAGAAGCGCCAGAGTGACCCCGGCTTCTTCTGCCGGGCAGCAGTCAAGGGGGCACTGCAGCCAGTGTGG GTGGTGAGTGACACACGGCGCCTCTCGGATGTGGAGTGGTTCCGGGATGCCTACGGGGCTGTGGTGCAGACGGTGCGGGTGGTGGCTTCTGAGGAGACAAGGAAGAGGAGGAACTGGGTCTTTGTCACTG gggtGGACGACGCTGAATCTGAGTGCGGCCTGGACCAGGGAGTGGCCTTTGATTGGGTGATCACCAATGATGGGGATGAGGTGGCCCTGAGCgagcagctggagatgctggtGCAGTCACTCCACAGGAGCCTATAG
- the PBXIP1 gene encoding pre-B-cell leukemia transcription factor-interacting protein 1 — protein sequence MAEKSDPKDSENSWVLAGSEGLPIDTVGPEQDSTSHTSDDEEPEEEEDEGTQETVTAVTTNGAIASPSHTLCPEGSRQLDPEECEDSRVQAVCALHGSAELSTLEGDEQEEPSAEAEPQPCPDTPQAGPTVEDVSCTSSDNNTEGLRWRQGHKPRAGPPTVTPAPHRGTPDSDDDGLSMSKYLLGALAMVAVGLLIITGGIYDMADGPVESVSSWDLGAGEQESLLSTDSNDSEQKPPLPDAGDSQSVQSMSQLLDKLAKENQEIRLMQAELQAHKEDLQALLHRSEGEAAAAGAQQQSLAAENARLRAALEREVAALREARAELRRLQAAGAPGSPREPRAEQPRATGTPAHGKAAARRHGSLDSLRQELADTLEHARGSGDLKGLVEQLSTLEQHLAQLLEVEGSGSFSTPWKKPFKVEKESKWQKQHGARGFPHEQERREHGKPHKKDPRTPREHKPGKAWGKQSHSHPQHGSREVPGLRRYRAPQGCSGVTDCAHKEGQEVLGAALEPVQKVQFLQLLESFMGQLGLGKQFGRLAPQLDGAFRADGVFAHDRLRFVDFVDDVEDLLEEVAWQEWGNKKAVDGFEEYMLRHYSGASANMWSQRAPRQHGIRG from the exons ATGGCGGAGAAATCGGATCCCAAAGATTCAGAGAACAGCTGGGTGCTGGCGGGCAGTGAG GGTCTGCCCATTGACACAGTAGGTCCAGAGCAGGACTCAACCTCCCACACATCTGACGATGAGGAaccggaggaggaggaggatgaaggcaCCCAGGAGACAGTCACAG cTGTGACCACCAATGGTGCCATTGCCTCTCCCAGCCACACCTTGTGCcctgagggcagcaggcagTTG GACCCAGAGGAGTGTGAGGACTCCAGGGTGCAGGCAGTGTGTGCCCTGcatggctctgcagagctcagcacattGGAAGGCGATGAGCAGGAGGAGCCGAGTGCTGAGGctgagccacagccctgccctgacacTCCCCAAGCAG GGCCAACAGTGGAAGACGTGAGCTGTACCAGCAGTGACAATAACACAGAGGGGCTGCGGTGGCGGCAGGGCCACAAGCCCCGTGCTGGGCCCCCCACTGTCACACCTGCCCCACACCGGGGGACACCAGACAGTGATGATGATGGGCTCAGTATGAGCAAGTACCTGCTGGGTGCCTTGGCAATGgttgctgtggggctgctgatCATCACTG gtgGTATCTACGACATGGCAGATG GCCCTGTGGAGAGTGTGAGCAGCTGGGACTtgggtgctggggagcaggagtCTCTGCTGTCCACAGACAGCAAT GACTCTGAGCAGAAGCCCCCTCTGCCAGATGCTGGGGACTCACAGAGTGTGCAGTCCATGAGCCAGCTCCTGGACAAGCTGGCCAAAGAGAACCAGGAGATCCGGCTCATGCAGGCAGAGCTACAG gcCCACAAGGAAGATCTGCAggccctgctgcacaggagTGAGGGTGAGGCGGCGGCAGCTGGAGcgcagcagcagagcctggccgCAGAAAATGCGCGGCTGCGCGCGGCGCTGGAGCGTGAGGTGGCTGCGCTGCGGGAGGCCCGGGCTGAGCTGCGGCgcctgcaggctgcaggggctccaggcagccccagggagccgagggcagagcagccccgTGCCACGGGCACGCCAGCGCACGGCAAGGCCGCGGCACGGCGGCACGGCAGCCTGGATTCACTGCGGCAGGAGCTGGCGGACACCCTGGAGCATGCACGGGGCTCCGGGGATCTCAAGGGGCTTGTAGAGCAGCTGAGcaccctggagcagcacctggcccagctgctggaggtggaGGGGTCGGGATCCTTCTCCACACCCTGGAAGAAGCCATTCAAGGTGGAGAAGGAGAGCAAGTGGCAAAAGCAGCATGGCGCCAGGGGGTTCCCCCatgagcaggagaggagagaacATGGCAAGCCCCACAAGAAGGATCCCCGAACCCCCCGTGAGCACAAGCCAGGCAAAGCCTGGGGGAAGCAGTCTCACAGCCACCCCCAGCATGGTTCCCGTGAGGTGCCTGGGCTCAGGCGGTACCGGGCACCACAGGGCTGTTCTGGGGTGACTGACTGTGCCCACAAGGAAGGCCAGGAAGTGCTTGGGGCTGCACTGGAGCCGGTGCAGAAGGtgcagttcctgcagctgctggagagcttCATGGGGCAGCTGGGCTTGGGGAAACAATTCGGAAGGCTGGCACCGCAGCTCGATGGGGCCTTTAGGGCTGATGGTGTCTTTGCCCACGACCGCCTGCGGTTTGTTGATTTTGTGGATGATGTGGAGGACCTGCTTGAGGAGGTGGCGTGGCAGGAGTGGGGCAACAAGAAGGCGGTTGATGGCTTCGAGGAGTACATGCTGCGGCACTACAGTGG TGCCTCCGCCAACATGTGGAGCCAGAGAGCCCCAAGGCAGCATGGCATACGTGGGTAG